One window of Microbacterium sediminis genomic DNA carries:
- the tmk gene encoding dTMP kinase, which produces MRGIWITLEGGDGSGKTTQAALLQEWFEAQGRTVVRTREPGGTEVGQLIRDIVLHHRGEIGARAEALLFAADRAHHIASLVRPALERGEVVIQDRYLDSSVAYQGAGRVLGADEVRGLSMWATDGALPDLTVLLDLDPAAARARLDADDKPFDRLEAERADFHIRVREAYLALAAAEPDRFLVLDATLAPGELAARVRERVAALLG; this is translated from the coding sequence GTGCGCGGGATCTGGATCACGCTCGAGGGCGGGGACGGATCGGGTAAGACGACGCAGGCCGCCCTGCTGCAGGAGTGGTTCGAGGCGCAGGGCCGCACGGTCGTGCGCACCCGCGAGCCCGGCGGTACCGAGGTCGGCCAGCTGATCCGCGACATCGTGCTGCACCACCGCGGCGAGATCGGCGCGCGCGCGGAGGCGCTGCTGTTCGCGGCGGATCGCGCCCACCACATCGCCTCGCTCGTGCGCCCGGCGCTCGAGCGGGGAGAGGTCGTGATCCAGGACCGCTACCTCGACTCGTCGGTGGCGTACCAGGGCGCCGGGCGCGTGCTCGGCGCCGACGAGGTCCGCGGCCTGTCGATGTGGGCCACCGACGGGGCCCTTCCCGACCTCACCGTGCTGCTCGACCTCGACCCCGCCGCCGCGCGCGCCCGGCTCGACGCCGACGACAAGCCCTTCGACCGGCTCGAGGCCGAGCGCGCCGACTTCCACATCCGCGTGCGCGAGGCCTATCTCGCGCTCGCCGCGGCCGAGCCGGATCGCTTCCTCGTGCTCGACGCGACCCTCGCGCCCGGGGAGCTCGCCGCGCGGGTGCGCGAGCGCGTCGCGGCCCTCCTCGGCTGA
- a CDS encoding DNA polymerase III subunit delta' — protein sequence MTALAAELPWGDVWGQDDAVATLADAARDPAALAHAWLITGPPGSGRSTLAHAFAAALIAERPDDVATMRQVLAGTHPDLVALRTEGVIITIAQARDLAARSYFAPSLGRYRVIVMEDADRMTERTSNVLLKALEEPPERTVWVLCAPSDADLLPTIRSRVRTLRLREPDVDDVARLLVARTGIDEQAAEQAARHAQRHIGMAQRLATDEASRRRRDETLRAVLRVRSISDVVEVAGEIVQAATADAKALTAERDEAERASLLRTVGVAEGGRIPPAVRAQVTALEEEQKRRATRSLRDGLDRVLTDLQSLFRDVTMLQFGREDGIINRELIDELRALAGAWQPERSLLVLDHLAETRQAIEQNAQPALALESLLVTVVSGRRAA from the coding sequence ATGACCGCTCTCGCCGCCGAACTGCCCTGGGGCGACGTCTGGGGTCAGGACGACGCCGTCGCCACGCTCGCCGACGCCGCGCGCGATCCCGCCGCGCTCGCGCACGCGTGGCTGATCACCGGCCCGCCCGGGTCGGGGCGCTCGACGCTCGCGCACGCGTTCGCGGCGGCGCTCATCGCCGAGCGGCCCGACGACGTCGCGACGATGCGGCAGGTGCTCGCCGGCACGCACCCCGATCTCGTCGCCCTGCGCACCGAGGGCGTCATCATCACGATCGCCCAGGCGCGCGATCTCGCGGCACGGTCGTACTTCGCCCCGTCGCTGGGGCGCTACCGCGTCATCGTGATGGAGGACGCCGACCGCATGACGGAGCGCACCTCCAACGTGCTGCTGAAGGCCCTCGAGGAGCCGCCCGAGCGCACGGTCTGGGTGCTGTGCGCCCCCAGCGACGCCGATCTGCTGCCGACGATCCGCTCGCGCGTGCGCACCCTCCGCCTGCGCGAGCCGGACGTCGACGACGTCGCCCGGTTGCTCGTCGCGCGCACGGGCATCGACGAGCAGGCGGCGGAGCAGGCCGCCCGTCACGCGCAGCGGCACATCGGCATGGCGCAGCGCCTGGCCACCGACGAGGCCTCGCGCCGTCGCCGCGACGAGACGCTGCGGGCCGTGCTGCGCGTGCGCAGCATCAGCGACGTCGTCGAGGTCGCCGGCGAGATCGTGCAGGCCGCCACGGCCGACGCGAAGGCCCTCACCGCCGAGCGCGACGAGGCCGAACGCGCCTCGCTGCTGCGCACCGTGGGCGTGGCCGAGGGCGGCCGGATCCCGCCGGCCGTCCGTGCGCAGGTGACCGCGCTCGAGGAGGAGCAGAAGCGGCGCGCCACCCGCAGCCTCCGAGACGGCCTCGACCGCGTCCTCACCGACCTGCAATCGCTCTTCCGCGACGTCACGATGCTGCAGTTCGGCCGCGAGGACGGCATCATCAACCGCGAGCTCATCGACGAGCTGCGCGCGCTGGCCGGCGCCTGGCAACCGGAGCGCTCCCTCCTCGTGCTCGATCACCTCGCCGAGACGCGGCAGGCGATCGAGCAGAACGCGCAGCCGGCGCTCGCCCTCGAGAGCCTGCTCGTGACGGTGGTCAGCGGACGAAGGGCGGCATGA
- a CDS encoding fatty acid desaturase family protein encodes MSAIAPTLTTPPDRLGPIRQTYASAADFPPIAQSYSQVSKVVRETGLLRRARWFYGVVGLVLALGFGGAITGFVLLGDSWFQLLIAAALGILFTQVAFLAHEAAHRQILASGPANDRLGRVLAAGIVGISLSWWDSKHSRHHANPNRVDKDPDIAVDTISFLEEDARTARGLRRAITRRQGWLFFPLLALEGLNLHAQGVKHLMQRAPVKHRWTELGLIAARFAALLVPLFLVLPLGMAFAFLGVQLAVFGVYMGASFAPNHKGMPIIAPDAKLDFFSKQVRTSRNITGGWWATALMGGLNYQVEHHLFPSMARPHLARASEIVRDYCAANNVPYTETTLVRSYAIVIDYLNRVGLAARDPFDCPAAAQLRRA; translated from the coding sequence ATGTCTGCCATCGCACCCACCCTGACCACCCCGCCCGACCGCCTCGGCCCGATCAGGCAGACGTACGCGAGCGCGGCGGACTTCCCGCCGATCGCCCAGTCGTACTCGCAGGTGTCGAAGGTGGTGCGCGAGACGGGCCTGCTGCGCCGCGCCCGCTGGTTCTACGGGGTCGTCGGTCTCGTGCTGGCCCTCGGGTTCGGCGGAGCGATCACCGGTTTCGTGCTTCTCGGCGACAGCTGGTTCCAGCTGCTCATCGCCGCGGCGCTGGGCATCCTCTTCACTCAGGTGGCGTTCCTCGCGCACGAGGCCGCGCACCGCCAGATCCTCGCGAGCGGCCCCGCGAACGACCGGCTCGGCCGCGTGCTGGCGGCCGGCATCGTGGGCATCAGCCTGTCGTGGTGGGACAGCAAGCACTCGCGTCACCACGCCAACCCGAACCGCGTCGACAAGGATCCCGACATCGCCGTCGACACGATCTCGTTCCTCGAGGAGGACGCGCGCACCGCGCGCGGTCTGCGCCGGGCCATCACCCGTCGCCAGGGCTGGCTGTTCTTTCCGCTGCTCGCCCTCGAGGGCCTGAACCTGCACGCGCAGGGCGTGAAGCACCTCATGCAGCGGGCACCCGTCAAGCACCGCTGGACGGAGCTCGGGCTCATTGCGGCGCGCTTCGCCGCCCTGCTCGTTCCCCTGTTCCTCGTGCTGCCGCTCGGCATGGCCTTCGCCTTCCTCGGCGTGCAGCTGGCCGTGTTCGGCGTGTACATGGGCGCCTCGTTCGCGCCGAACCACAAGGGCATGCCGATCATCGCTCCCGACGCGAAGCTCGACTTCTTCAGCAAGCAGGTGCGCACCTCGCGCAACATCACCGGCGGCTGGTGGGCGACCGCGCTGATGGGCGGCCTGAACTACCAGGTCGAGCACCACCTGTTCCCGAGCATGGCGCGGCCGCACCTCGCCCGCGCCAGCGAGATCGTCCGCGACTACTGCGCGGCGAACAACGTGCCCTACACCGAGACCACGCTCGTGCGCTCGTACGCGATCGTCATCGACTACCTCAACCGCGTGGGCCTGGCCGCCCGCGACCCGTTCGACTGCCCGGCCGCCGCGCAGCTGCGTCGCGCCTGA
- a CDS encoding alpha/beta hydrolase — protein MRRGRIARGALAGIVGVAIVSLLTGCLGLGQLATRGPDPAPVTEGVPDDLLRFYDQPPQWESCGEGFECTTITAPLDWHDPDRGEIELAVTRHLAERTTPVGALLANPGGPGGSGVSLVRDSLAYSFGQPLREAYDIVGFDPRGVGESTAVRCYDAAQMDAYLYDIPAAERGTPEWESELQGRAADYAHACEANSGGILEFITTEQSARDLDLLRAVLGQEELTYLGYSYGTFLGATYADLFPERAGRLVLDGAIDPSVSGEEVGTTQAVGFEGSLRSFFEWCLGTQGCPFTGSVDNAMSDLSALLAAVDARPIRAEDGRMLGADTLMTAVIAALYAEDNWSYLVAALAGALEGDATDAFFLADFYNGRNPDGTYADNSTDAFNAYNCMDYPATTAAEQAATEQKVRELAPTIAPYWSGADVCAEWPYPPSGERRQLTAEGAAPIVVIGTTGDPATPYEWAVSLADQLSSGVLVTHEGEGHTAYNGGSRCVNSAVEDFLLEGTVPEDGLTCR, from the coding sequence ATGCGCAGAGGACGGATCGCGCGCGGCGCGCTCGCGGGGATCGTGGGCGTGGCGATCGTGTCGCTGCTGACCGGTTGTCTCGGGCTCGGTCAGCTCGCGACGCGCGGCCCCGACCCGGCGCCGGTCACCGAGGGCGTCCCCGACGACCTGCTGCGCTTCTACGATCAGCCGCCGCAGTGGGAGTCGTGCGGCGAGGGCTTCGAGTGCACCACCATCACGGCCCCGCTGGACTGGCACGACCCCGACCGGGGCGAGATCGAGCTCGCCGTCACTCGCCACCTCGCCGAGCGGACGACGCCCGTCGGCGCGCTGCTCGCGAACCCGGGCGGCCCGGGCGGCAGCGGCGTCAGCCTCGTGCGCGACAGCCTCGCGTACTCCTTCGGCCAGCCGCTGCGGGAGGCCTACGACATCGTCGGCTTCGACCCGCGCGGGGTGGGGGAGTCGACCGCCGTCCGCTGCTACGACGCCGCGCAGATGGACGCCTACCTCTACGACATCCCCGCCGCCGAGCGCGGCACCCCCGAATGGGAGTCCGAGCTGCAGGGCCGCGCCGCCGACTACGCGCACGCGTGCGAGGCCAACAGCGGCGGCATCCTCGAGTTCATCACCACGGAGCAGTCCGCCCGCGATCTCGATCTGCTGCGCGCGGTACTCGGCCAGGAGGAGCTCACCTACCTGGGCTACTCCTACGGCACCTTCCTCGGCGCGACCTACGCCGATCTGTTCCCCGAGCGCGCCGGACGTCTCGTGCTCGACGGTGCGATCGATCCCTCCGTGTCGGGCGAGGAGGTCGGCACGACGCAGGCGGTCGGCTTCGAGGGCTCGCTGCGTTCCTTCTTCGAGTGGTGCCTCGGCACGCAGGGATGCCCGTTCACGGGATCCGTCGACAACGCGATGTCCGACCTCTCGGCACTGCTGGCGGCCGTCGACGCCCGCCCGATCCGCGCGGAGGACGGCCGGATGCTCGGCGCCGACACGCTCATGACGGCCGTGATCGCCGCGCTCTACGCCGAGGACAACTGGTCGTACCTCGTCGCGGCCCTGGCGGGCGCGCTCGAGGGAGACGCCACCGACGCGTTCTTCCTCGCCGACTTCTACAACGGCCGCAACCCCGACGGCACCTACGCCGACAACAGCACCGACGCGTTCAACGCCTACAACTGCATGGACTACCCGGCCACGACGGCCGCGGAACAGGCCGCCACCGAGCAGAAGGTGCGCGAGCTCGCCCCGACCATCGCCCCGTACTGGAGCGGCGCGGACGTGTGCGCCGAGTGGCCCTACCCGCCCAGCGGCGAGCGCCGTCAGCTCACCGCCGAGGGGGCGGCGCCGATCGTGGTCATCGGCACGACGGGCGACCCGGCCACGCCGTACGAGTGGGCGGTGTCGCTGGCCGATCAGCTCTCCAGCGGCGTGCTCGTCACCCACGAGGGCGAGGGTCACACCGCCTACAACGGCGGCAGCCGGTGCGTGAACAGCGCCGTCGAGGACTTCCTGCTCGAGGGAACCGTGCCCGAGGACGGCCTCACCTGCCGGTGA
- a CDS encoding FBP domain-containing protein, translating into MHSLDAARIRASFANVTLRERKTITLPDLDAIRWDRIDFLGWRDPKLPLVGYVVAEIDGEPVGLLLKQAEATPRHRTQCSWCADVHLPNDVVLFGTRRAGAAGRRGDAIGTLVCAAFECNVNVRRKPPVAYVGFDVEAARQARIAALRANVERFVRDAVAG; encoded by the coding sequence ATGCATTCCCTCGATGCCGCCCGCATCCGGGCGTCCTTCGCGAACGTCACGCTTCGCGAGCGCAAGACCATCACCCTGCCCGACCTCGACGCGATCCGCTGGGACCGCATCGACTTCCTCGGCTGGCGCGATCCGAAGCTGCCCCTCGTGGGCTACGTGGTCGCCGAGATCGACGGCGAGCCCGTCGGCCTCCTGCTGAAGCAGGCCGAGGCCACTCCCCGCCACCGCACCCAGTGCTCGTGGTGCGCCGACGTGCACCTGCCCAACGACGTCGTGCTGTTCGGCACGCGCCGGGCCGGTGCCGCCGGGCGCCGCGGCGACGCGATCGGCACCCTCGTGTGCGCCGCGTTCGAGTGCAACGTCAACGTGCGCCGCAAGCCGCCCGTGGCCTACGTCGGCTTCGACGTGGAGGCCGCGCGGCAGGCGCGGATCGCGGCGCTGCGCGCGAACGTCGAGCGCTTCGTCCGCGACGCCGTGGCCGGCTGA
- the aceB gene encoding malate synthase A has product MTILAPAPPAEQTHPPVHPSMRVVGPLRPRYAEILTPEALAFLTQLHELFAGARYDRLADRMRHGYEVGLGRDPKFREDTRRIRENPSWRVAGAGPGLEDRRVEITGPTDPRMTINALNSGAKVWLADQEDATSPTWANVIGGQLSLYDAIRERLEYTSPEGKHYAVTAERTPTIVMRPRGWHLEEHHLHFTDRHGRTMAASGSLVDFGLYAFHNARELIARGRGPYFYLPKLESAEEARLWDQVFTFTEQFLHLPHGTIRATVLIETLPAAFQMEEILYELRDHCAGLNAGRWDYIFSIIKTYRGRGSRFVLPDRNEVTMTVGFMRAYTELLVKTCHKRGAYAIGGMSAFIPSRRDPEVNANALAKVAADKKREAGDGFDGTWVAHPDLIPVAQAEFDAVLGERPHQLERQRDDVDVRERHLLSLHIGRPITERGVAENVEVAIRYIEAWLRGQGAVAINNLMEDAATAEISRSQIWQWIHQDQSTAEGTPITTEYVSAIIDRVLGSIERRDGDRFDDAAQVFRDVALSRTFTPFLTTKAYADHLVERA; this is encoded by the coding sequence ATGACCATCCTCGCCCCCGCCCCGCCGGCGGAGCAGACCCATCCCCCCGTCCACCCCAGCATGCGCGTGGTCGGCCCCCTGCGCCCGCGCTACGCCGAGATCCTCACGCCCGAGGCGCTGGCTTTCCTCACCCAGCTGCACGAGCTGTTCGCCGGTGCGCGCTACGACCGCCTCGCCGATCGGATGCGCCACGGCTACGAGGTCGGCCTCGGCCGCGACCCGAAGTTCCGCGAGGACACGCGCCGCATCCGCGAGAACCCGAGCTGGCGCGTCGCCGGCGCCGGCCCGGGCCTCGAGGACCGACGCGTCGAGATCACCGGTCCCACCGATCCGCGCATGACGATCAACGCGCTCAACTCGGGCGCGAAGGTCTGGCTCGCCGACCAGGAGGACGCCACGAGCCCCACCTGGGCGAACGTCATCGGCGGCCAGCTGTCGCTGTACGACGCGATCCGCGAGCGCCTCGAGTACACCTCTCCCGAGGGCAAGCACTACGCCGTCACCGCCGAGCGCACGCCCACGATCGTGATGCGCCCGCGCGGCTGGCACCTCGAGGAGCACCACCTGCACTTCACCGACCGCCACGGCCGCACGATGGCCGCGTCCGGCTCGCTCGTGGACTTCGGCCTGTACGCGTTCCACAACGCGCGCGAGCTCATCGCGCGCGGCCGCGGGCCGTACTTCTACCTGCCGAAGCTGGAGTCGGCCGAGGAGGCGCGGCTGTGGGATCAGGTGTTCACGTTCACCGAGCAGTTCCTGCACCTGCCACACGGCACGATCCGCGCGACGGTGCTCATCGAGACACTTCCGGCGGCGTTCCAGATGGAGGAGATCCTCTACGAGCTGCGCGATCACTGCGCGGGCCTGAACGCCGGGCGGTGGGACTACATCTTCTCGATCATCAAGACCTACCGCGGCCGCGGCTCGCGCTTCGTGCTGCCCGACCGCAACGAGGTCACGATGACCGTGGGCTTCATGCGCGCCTACACCGAGCTGCTCGTGAAGACCTGCCACAAGCGGGGCGCCTACGCGATCGGCGGCATGAGCGCCTTCATCCCGAGCCGCCGCGATCCCGAGGTCAACGCCAACGCGCTCGCCAAGGTCGCGGCCGACAAGAAGCGCGAGGCCGGCGACGGGTTCGACGGCACGTGGGTGGCGCACCCCGACCTCATCCCGGTCGCGCAGGCCGAGTTCGACGCGGTGCTCGGCGAGCGCCCGCACCAGCTCGAGCGGCAGCGCGACGACGTCGACGTGCGCGAGCGCCACCTGCTCTCGCTGCACATCGGCCGCCCGATCACCGAGCGCGGCGTGGCCGAGAACGTCGAGGTGGCGATCCGCTACATCGAGGCGTGGCTGCGGGGGCAGGGCGCCGTGGCGATCAACAACCTCATGGAGGACGCCGCGACCGCCGAGATCTCGCGCTCGCAGATCTGGCAGTGGATCCACCAGGATCAGTCGACCGCCGAGGGCACCCCGATCACCACCGAGTACGTCTCGGCGATCATCGACCGCGTGCTCGGGTCGATCGAGCGTCGCGACGGCGACCGCTTCGACGACGCCGCGCAGGTGTTCCGCGACGTGGCGCTGAGCCGCACCTTCACGCCGTTCCTCACGACGAAGGCCTACGCCGACCACCTCGTCGAGCGCGCCTGA
- a CDS encoding SDR family oxidoreductase — protein MARIIVIGGHGKVALRLAPQLAERGDEVTAIIRNPDHWSDVEAAGATPLVADVEALDTAEIAALFAGHDAVVWSAGAGGGDPRRTYAVDRDAAIRSIDAAALAGVRRYVMVSYLGAGPDHGVPEDSDFFPYAEAKAAADAHLRGTDLDWTIVAPGPLTLDEPTGRIEVREPGSGRVPRADVAAVIAAVLREPSSVRRTIAFGSGDVPIAEAIAG, from the coding sequence ATGGCACGCATCATCGTCATCGGTGGACACGGCAAGGTCGCGCTGCGGCTCGCACCCCAGCTCGCGGAGCGCGGCGACGAGGTCACGGCGATCATCCGGAATCCGGATCACTGGTCCGACGTCGAGGCCGCCGGCGCCACGCCGCTCGTGGCCGACGTCGAGGCGCTCGACACCGCGGAGATCGCGGCCCTGTTCGCCGGGCACGACGCGGTCGTGTGGTCCGCCGGGGCGGGCGGCGGCGATCCGCGCCGCACGTACGCCGTCGACCGCGACGCGGCGATCCGCTCCATCGACGCCGCGGCGCTCGCCGGCGTGCGCCGATACGTGATGGTGTCGTACCTCGGAGCGGGGCCGGACCACGGCGTCCCCGAGGACAGCGATTTCTTCCCCTACGCCGAGGCCAAGGCCGCCGCCGACGCCCACCTGCGCGGCACGGATCTCGACTGGACGATCGTGGCGCCCGGCCCGCTCACGCTCGACGAGCCGACCGGGCGCATCGAGGTGCGCGAGCCCGGCTCCGGCCGCGTGCCGCGCGCCGATGTCGCGGCCGTCATCGCGGCGGTGCTGCGCGAGCCGTCGTCGGTGCGCCGCACGATCGCCTTCGGCTCCGGCGACGTGCCGATCGCCGAGGCCATCGCCGGCTGA